Proteins from one Planctomyces sp. SH-PL62 genomic window:
- the ftsH gene encoding ATP-dependent zinc metalloprotease FtsH, producing MNRFPLSHHTRRGRRNLTLLATVVALGLAATFGLLVYLDDPVQDLSYGQFRRKLAEGGVSSARVGPAAIQGLLAPASPEAAAVSYRVSRLGMEHDEDLIRLLEAHVPNGDYDAEPAPSPVWTMAVPTVMFLMMVAVLALVVARSGGMGSALAFSKSRPRVYGADEPRVTFESVAGHDEVVAELREVVDFLRTPGKFQSLGGRIPKGVLLVGAPGTGKTLLARAVAGEAGVPFFSLSGSDFVELFVGVGAARVRSLFARAQAKAPSLIFIDELDAIGKARGAGGSGGHDERDQTLNQLLVEMDGFDADRGVILLAATNRPETLDPALVRPGRFDRQVVVDRPDLVGREQILKVHSRVVPLADDLSLRQIAAMTPGFVGADLANLVNEAALLAARRGKDHVGQPEFEDGIERLIAGPEKRQRLLRPDEKQRIAYHEAGHALVARSLPQTDPVHKVSIVGRGAAALGYTLYRPEDDRFLHTRTALEHAVCCLLGGTLAEEIALGEASDGCTSDLSRATEIASRMVLDFGMSPVLGRLRYSGDGDAARGYSERTAREIDLEVRRIVGEAMTKARAILEDRREALDRLADRLIERETLNAADLDELLGR from the coding sequence ATGAATCGCTTCCCGCTCTCGCACCACACCCGGCGAGGCCGCCGGAATCTAACCCTGCTCGCCACGGTCGTCGCGCTCGGCCTCGCCGCGACGTTCGGCCTCCTGGTATACCTGGACGACCCGGTCCAGGACCTCTCCTACGGCCAGTTCCGCAGGAAGCTGGCCGAGGGGGGCGTGTCGTCGGCCCGCGTCGGCCCGGCCGCCATCCAGGGCCTCCTCGCGCCGGCCTCCCCGGAGGCCGCGGCCGTCTCGTACCGGGTCTCCCGGCTCGGCATGGAGCACGACGAGGACCTGATTCGACTCCTGGAGGCTCACGTGCCGAACGGCGACTACGACGCCGAACCGGCTCCGTCGCCGGTCTGGACGATGGCCGTTCCCACGGTGATGTTCCTGATGATGGTCGCGGTCCTGGCCCTGGTCGTCGCCCGGTCCGGGGGGATGGGCTCGGCGCTGGCGTTCAGCAAGAGCCGGCCGAGGGTCTACGGCGCGGACGAGCCCCGGGTGACGTTCGAGAGCGTCGCCGGCCACGACGAGGTCGTCGCCGAGCTTCGCGAGGTGGTCGACTTCCTCCGCACGCCGGGCAAGTTCCAGTCGCTGGGGGGGCGGATCCCCAAGGGGGTCCTGCTCGTCGGCGCCCCCGGCACGGGCAAGACCCTGCTGGCCCGCGCCGTGGCGGGAGAGGCCGGCGTCCCCTTCTTCTCGCTCTCGGGCTCGGACTTCGTCGAGCTGTTCGTCGGCGTCGGCGCGGCCAGGGTCCGCAGCCTCTTCGCCAGGGCCCAGGCCAAGGCGCCGTCGCTGATCTTCATCGACGAGCTGGACGCCATCGGCAAGGCTCGCGGGGCGGGGGGCTCGGGCGGACACGACGAGCGCGACCAGACCCTGAACCAGCTCCTGGTCGAGATGGACGGCTTCGACGCCGACCGGGGGGTGATCCTCCTGGCCGCGACCAACCGCCCCGAGACGCTCGACCCCGCGCTCGTCCGGCCGGGGCGGTTCGACCGCCAGGTGGTCGTCGACCGCCCGGACCTCGTCGGCCGCGAGCAGATCCTCAAGGTCCACTCCCGCGTCGTCCCTCTGGCCGACGACCTGAGCCTCCGCCAGATCGCCGCCATGACGCCGGGGTTCGTGGGGGCCGACCTGGCCAACCTGGTCAACGAGGCCGCGCTGCTGGCGGCGAGGAGGGGCAAGGACCACGTCGGTCAGCCCGAGTTCGAGGACGGCATCGAGCGGCTGATCGCCGGCCCCGAGAAGCGCCAGCGGCTCCTCCGCCCCGACGAGAAGCAGCGCATCGCCTACCACGAGGCTGGCCACGCCCTGGTCGCGCGGAGCCTCCCCCAGACCGACCCGGTACACAAGGTCTCAATCGTCGGCCGGGGCGCCGCGGCCCTGGGCTACACGCTCTACCGCCCCGAGGACGACCGCTTCCTCCACACCAGGACCGCCCTGGAACACGCCGTCTGCTGCCTCCTGGGAGGGACGCTCGCCGAGGAGATCGCGCTCGGGGAGGCGTCGGACGGCTGCACCAGCGACCTGAGCCGGGCGACCGAGATCGCCTCGCGAATGGTCCTGGACTTCGGCATGAGCCCCGTCCTGGGCCGCCTCCGCTACAGCGGCGACGGCGACGCCGCACGCGGCTACAGCGAGCGCACCGCCCGCGAGATCGACCTGGAAGTCCGCCGGATCGTCGGCGAGGCCATGACCAAGGCCCGCGCCATCCTGGAAGACCGTCGCGAAGCCCTTGACCGCCTGGCCGACCGCCTCATCGAACGCGAGACCCTCAACGCCGCCGATCTGGACGAATTGCTGGGCCGCTGA
- a CDS encoding ROK family protein, whose protein sequence is MTVQGGGPPVIGVDLGGTKIMAAVVADDNRILGRGKRNTPAKEGGPAILKTMLECVDEALEQSGLKRGDLAAGGIGSPGPLDVDAGVILFSANLSVKNYPVGPELSSALGIPIKVQNDVRVGGYGEFMLGAGRGYGDVLAAFVGTGIGGCLIQNGRIVAGSTNNAGEIGHIVVKAGGPRCGCGNNGCMEAFASKTALSNRLVKAAKKRSCPLGDKIQRKGRLKSGDLAQAVRDKDEIAIREVERAAYYLGLGLGGLVNVFGPQIVVIGGGMALALGQPFLERITASARLQIITDPTHCIKFALAGLGDDAGVLGASLYAREMLAQG, encoded by the coding sequence ATGACAGTTCAGGGCGGCGGCCCTCCCGTGATCGGCGTCGATCTCGGCGGGACGAAAATCATGGCGGCCGTGGTCGCCGACGACAACCGGATCCTCGGGCGGGGCAAGCGCAATACGCCCGCCAAGGAGGGGGGGCCGGCCATCCTGAAGACGATGCTGGAGTGCGTCGACGAGGCCCTCGAGCAGTCCGGCCTGAAGCGGGGCGACCTGGCCGCGGGGGGGATCGGCTCGCCCGGCCCGCTCGACGTCGACGCCGGCGTGATCCTCTTCAGCGCCAACCTGAGCGTCAAGAACTACCCGGTCGGCCCCGAGCTGTCGAGCGCGCTGGGGATCCCGATCAAGGTCCAGAACGACGTCCGGGTCGGCGGCTACGGCGAGTTCATGCTGGGCGCGGGTCGGGGGTACGGCGACGTCCTCGCGGCGTTCGTCGGTACCGGGATCGGCGGCTGCCTGATCCAGAACGGCCGGATCGTCGCCGGGTCGACGAACAACGCCGGCGAGATCGGCCACATCGTCGTCAAGGCCGGCGGGCCCCGCTGCGGCTGCGGCAACAACGGCTGCATGGAGGCCTTCGCCAGCAAGACGGCCCTCTCCAACCGGCTCGTCAAGGCCGCCAAGAAACGGTCGTGCCCGCTCGGCGACAAGATCCAGCGCAAGGGCCGGCTCAAGAGCGGCGACCTGGCGCAGGCCGTCCGCGACAAGGACGAGATCGCCATCCGCGAGGTCGAACGCGCCGCGTACTACCTCGGCCTGGGCCTCGGCGGCCTGGTCAACGTCTTCGGCCCCCAGATCGTCGTCATCGGCGGCGGCATGGCCCTGGCCCTGGGCCAACCGTTCCTGGAGCGGATCACCGCTTCCGCTCGGCTGCAGATCATCACCGACCCGACCCACTGCATCAAGTTCGCCCTGGCGGGGCTGGGCGACGACGCCGGCGTCCTGGGCGCGTCGCTCTACGCCCGCGAGATGCTCGCCCAGGGCTGA
- a CDS encoding response regulator has translation MKTVYTTGEAAKICKVSQQTIIRCFDSGQLKGFRVPGSRFRRIPREALFRFMKDNGIPTDALESGRRRILIVDDDQAVVDLVAEVLSTDGRFEHKAVNNGFGAGMLAKEYHPDLIILDVMLPDINGQAVCELIRRDPSISDIKIICISGMVEEDKIAELKTSGADDFLHKPLDIDELIARICRHLDMETSPNA, from the coding sequence ATGAAGACCGTTTACACGACGGGCGAAGCCGCGAAGATCTGCAAGGTCAGCCAGCAGACGATCATTCGATGCTTCGACTCGGGCCAGCTCAAGGGATTCCGGGTGCCCGGCTCGCGATTCCGGCGGATCCCGCGCGAGGCGCTCTTCCGGTTCATGAAGGACAACGGCATCCCGACCGACGCCCTGGAGAGCGGGCGGCGGCGGATCCTGATCGTCGACGACGACCAGGCGGTGGTGGACCTGGTGGCCGAGGTCCTCAGCACCGACGGCCGGTTCGAACACAAGGCCGTGAACAACGGCTTCGGCGCGGGGATGCTCGCCAAGGAGTACCACCCCGACCTGATCATCCTCGACGTCATGCTGCCGGACATCAACGGCCAGGCGGTTTGCGAGCTGATCCGCCGCGACCCGAGCATCTCGGACATCAAGATCATCTGCATCTCGGGCATGGTCGAGGAAGACAAGATCGCCGAGCTGAAGACGTCGGGCGCCGACGATTTTCTTCACAAGCCGCTGGATATTGATGAACTGATCGCCCGAATCTGCCGACACCTGGATATGGAGACCAGCCCCAACGCCTGA
- a CDS encoding ATP-binding protein: protein MRFQTGRKPPGEPLLSRLNGLAHLPVRPQTVRAVMTALTADLGGGLGDGEGDEERSDSLAPRTLLELDPGWLIAERSPERRGRVLRQAADSAWWPAALASGPAAEAVQQLWRHAVAASLACRNLAREHNDPDPAGLIRAGLLHGLGRWAVAAVDPDWLVRWMAEPDREARRRREVLDLGADLREIGRRLAERWGCEPLVVDAVWLHGEDDAALDAAAREPGRLALVREAVRRAESTPWAFDAPPGREAMPSAPHLRILVAEVQARCGAPFAADDATPHEERMTRENARLRLRLAELSRTEASQRRLIDAIADSSPDETPENWSLRAGRMWCGEPEVNAARVSWRDPSSTDDLDGSASPESDATPTPNRGASWTIPLEAAGRVAGEVQLWLDADVDALRDRLRPTRIVDAWKVWASRVADRALLERRLRAAVEGCRESARSERGRIQAAKLDALAEFAAGAGHELNNPLAVIVGRAQLLMAQAAEPETARSLGIILGQAQRTHRILRDLMFVARPSEPRPRPCRPADVLRACVADFRPECEARGIRLTAEFDDPELQAWTDPDGLRQIAEVLVRNAIQAAADGGGTIQLRAARHGRELRLWVADSGNGIGDAEAVHLFDPFYCGRQAGRGLGLGLPRAARFVERAGGALTWTSTPGHGSVFQVRLPWEAPPEESTAKSA from the coding sequence GTGCGGTTCCAAACGGGACGAAAACCGCCGGGTGAGCCCCTGCTCAGCCGCCTGAACGGGCTGGCGCATCTGCCGGTGCGCCCCCAGACCGTCCGCGCCGTGATGACCGCCCTGACGGCCGACCTTGGCGGCGGTCTCGGCGACGGCGAGGGCGACGAGGAGCGGTCCGACAGCCTCGCGCCCCGGACGCTCCTGGAGCTCGATCCGGGCTGGCTGATCGCCGAGCGGTCGCCGGAGCGTCGCGGCCGGGTCCTTCGGCAAGCCGCCGATTCCGCCTGGTGGCCCGCCGCGCTCGCCTCGGGCCCGGCCGCCGAGGCGGTCCAGCAACTCTGGCGGCACGCCGTGGCCGCGAGCCTCGCCTGCCGGAACCTGGCTCGCGAACATAACGACCCGGACCCCGCCGGCCTGATCCGCGCCGGGCTGCTCCACGGCCTCGGCCGCTGGGCCGTGGCCGCGGTCGACCCCGACTGGCTGGTGCGCTGGATGGCCGAGCCCGACCGCGAGGCGCGACGCCGCCGCGAGGTCCTCGACCTGGGCGCCGACCTTCGCGAGATCGGCCGACGGCTGGCCGAGCGCTGGGGGTGCGAACCCCTGGTCGTCGACGCCGTCTGGCTCCACGGCGAGGACGATGCGGCGCTCGACGCCGCCGCCCGCGAACCGGGCCGCCTGGCGCTGGTCCGCGAGGCCGTGCGCCGGGCCGAGTCCACCCCCTGGGCGTTCGACGCCCCCCCAGGCCGCGAGGCGATGCCCTCCGCGCCCCACCTCCGCATCCTCGTCGCGGAGGTCCAGGCGCGTTGCGGGGCCCCGTTCGCCGCCGACGACGCCACGCCCCACGAGGAGCGGATGACCCGCGAGAACGCCCGGCTCCGGCTCCGGCTCGCCGAACTCTCCCGCACCGAGGCCAGCCAGCGCCGGTTGATCGACGCCATCGCCGATTCCTCGCCCGACGAGACCCCCGAGAATTGGAGCCTCCGCGCCGGCCGGATGTGGTGCGGCGAGCCCGAAGTCAACGCCGCCCGCGTCTCCTGGCGCGATCCCTCCTCGACGGACGACCTCGACGGCTCCGCCTCCCCCGAAAGCGATGCGACGCCGACGCCGAATCGGGGGGCGTCGTGGACGATCCCCTTGGAGGCGGCCGGGAGGGTCGCCGGCGAGGTGCAGCTCTGGCTCGACGCCGACGTCGACGCCCTCCGGGATCGCCTCCGGCCCACCCGGATCGTCGACGCGTGGAAGGTCTGGGCCTCGCGGGTCGCCGACCGCGCCTTGCTGGAACGTCGACTCCGGGCGGCCGTCGAAGGCTGCCGGGAGTCCGCCCGTTCCGAACGCGGCCGGATCCAGGCCGCCAAGCTCGACGCCCTCGCCGAGTTCGCCGCCGGGGCCGGTCACGAGCTGAACAACCCCCTGGCCGTCATCGTCGGCCGCGCCCAGCTCTTGATGGCCCAGGCCGCCGAGCCCGAAACCGCGCGCTCGCTGGGGATCATCCTCGGCCAGGCGCAGCGCACGCACCGCATCCTCCGCGACCTGATGTTCGTCGCCCGGCCCTCCGAGCCGCGTCCCCGCCCCTGCCGCCCGGCGGACGTGCTCCGGGCGTGCGTCGCCGACTTCCGGCCCGAATGTGAGGCCCGCGGGATCCGCCTGACCGCCGAGTTCGACGACCCCGAACTGCAAGCCTGGACCGACCCGGACGGCCTCCGCCAGATCGCCGAGGTCCTCGTCCGCAACGCGATCCAGGCCGCCGCCGATGGGGGGGGGACGATCCAGCTCCGCGCCGCCCGCCACGGTCGCGAGCTTCGCCTCTGGGTCGCCGACTCCGGCAACGGGATCGGCGACGCCGAGGCCGTCCACCTGTTCGACCCGTTCTACTGCGGTCGACAGGCCGGTCGCGGGCTCGGCCTCGGCCTCCCCCGCGCCGCCCGGTTCGTCGAACGCGCCGGCGGAGCCCTGACGTGGACCTCCACACCCGGTCACGGCTCCGTCTTCCAGGTGCGGCTCCCGTGGGAAGCCCCGCCCGAAGAGTCGACCGCGAAAAGCGCCTGA
- a CDS encoding mandelate racemase/muconate lactonizing enzyme family protein, translating to MQLARRSFLRTALGATAASALAPRVLGDDARKPSTERLREVANAPVLRVEGIEKPVVIATMDLLRNGREYLVRVRSKDGGEGWSVANSMHLVHTYPIFLNRVAPFFVGKDARELEPLLWELYRHDDNYKYQGLALWVCTAAAEFAVLDLLGKVSGRSVGDLLGGFQRREIAVYRASGTRGNTPEEEVADLRRIVAESGAKALKFRLGGRMSRNADSLPGRTEALIPLVREAFGPEMTLYADANSSYDAAEAIRVGRLMEEHGYAFYEEPCRFDHLEETRAVADALSIPVAGGEQEAAEEGFRWMIANRAVDIVQPDLHYHGGFVRSMRVARMAHEAGMLCTPHMSGSGLGYLDAAVFAACIPNPVPFTEYKGSAEVPVTSASSSLKVVDGKLQVPDGPGFGITIDPAYLREAVEVRSRG from the coding sequence ATGCAGCTCGCCCGCCGCTCATTCCTCCGCACGGCCCTCGGCGCGACGGCGGCGTCCGCGCTCGCCCCTCGCGTCCTCGGAGACGACGCCCGGAAGCCCTCGACCGAGCGGCTCCGGGAGGTCGCGAACGCCCCGGTGCTCCGGGTCGAGGGGATCGAGAAGCCCGTCGTCATCGCCACGATGGACCTGCTCCGCAACGGCCGGGAGTACCTGGTCCGCGTGCGCTCGAAGGACGGGGGCGAGGGCTGGTCCGTCGCCAATTCCATGCATCTGGTCCACACCTACCCGATCTTCCTCAATCGGGTCGCCCCGTTCTTCGTCGGGAAGGACGCCCGGGAGCTGGAACCGCTCCTCTGGGAGTTGTACCGGCACGACGACAACTACAAGTACCAGGGGCTCGCCCTCTGGGTCTGCACGGCGGCCGCCGAGTTCGCCGTGCTCGACCTGCTCGGCAAGGTCTCGGGGAGGTCGGTCGGCGACCTGCTGGGAGGCTTCCAGCGGCGGGAGATCGCCGTCTACCGGGCCAGCGGCACGCGCGGAAACACGCCCGAGGAGGAGGTCGCCGACCTCAGGCGGATCGTCGCCGAGAGCGGGGCGAAGGCGCTCAAGTTCCGACTCGGCGGCCGGATGAGCCGGAACGCGGACTCGCTCCCCGGGCGGACCGAGGCGCTCATCCCGCTCGTCCGCGAGGCGTTCGGCCCCGAGATGACCCTCTACGCCGACGCCAACAGCTCCTACGACGCCGCCGAGGCGATCCGCGTCGGCCGCCTGATGGAGGAGCACGGCTACGCCTTCTATGAAGAGCCCTGCCGCTTCGACCACCTGGAGGAGACCAGGGCCGTCGCCGACGCCCTGAGCATCCCGGTGGCCGGCGGCGAGCAGGAGGCCGCCGAGGAGGGCTTCCGCTGGATGATCGCGAATCGAGCCGTCGACATCGTCCAGCCCGACCTGCACTACCACGGCGGCTTCGTCCGCTCGATGCGGGTCGCCCGCATGGCGCACGAGGCCGGCATGCTCTGCACCCCCCACATGTCCGGCTCGGGCCTGGGCTACCTCGACGCCGCCGTCTTCGCCGCCTGCATCCCCAACCCGGTCCCCTTCACCGAGTACAAGGGGAGCGCCGAGGTCCCCGTCACCAGCGCGTCCTCGTCGTTGAAGGTGGTCGACGGCAAGCTCCAGGTCCCCGACGGACCGGGCTTCGGCATCACGATCGACCCGGCGTATCTCCGCGAGGCGGTCGAGGTCCGTTCGCGAGGATGA
- a CDS encoding ATP-binding protein: MSYRSFKHLLGETSLERKCRFIFGLGIFLLVVVSFLLYGLKTESLVKNQTTQTARMLVNPTLMNIHYKKLGNYFFEPIIDVLWGDLKPLDELPNVKATVLKPYADKDPAKQPSDEFERAALARFLKASADEEAFVKTGKPRPNPYTFADGTRMWEDRISPDQKEYQYIQAVTFKPSCLMDCHSREDSGLEGFDGGKVHIDNHHLWRLAADGKHNIPVKPGDLAGAVVVRVPMEQTKKAINSNRAVLITAALVTAVLAMVSSYMIVRYVIVKPVKHLRDVSDAIAAGRLNIRSQIQTGDEFEDLSHAFNRMLHNLVAMQQELRDVNGDLDHKVDELAQANMALYEMNRLKSDFLATMSHELRTPLNSIIGFSEVLGGNENLNERQRRYVGNIQTSGKMLLGMINDILDLAKIESGKMEVRGEDFSIRDVCEALTNLTRPMADRKDVTLECRLDEAIPLLRQDPGKIRQILYNLLSNAIKFTPEGGRVTLRARTDGRFVVLEVEDTGIGIAEEDRDTIFEKFRQAKAPGQADDVLTREHQGTGLGLSIVRELARLLGGEIHLRSQLGQGSTFTVRIPLQLAGNHRFEVNLSDERIDLSKARRIEAQPSFPRMPLTRPQPSGGLGPDPLRGLGKNAPVV; encoded by the coding sequence GTGTCCTATCGCAGCTTCAAGCACCTGCTCGGCGAGACCAGCCTGGAGCGCAAGTGTCGCTTCATCTTCGGGCTGGGGATCTTCCTCCTCGTCGTGGTCAGCTTCCTCCTGTACGGCCTGAAGACCGAGAGCCTGGTCAAGAACCAGACCACCCAGACGGCCCGGATGCTCGTCAATCCGACGTTGATGAACATCCATTACAAGAAGCTGGGCAACTACTTCTTCGAGCCGATCATCGACGTCCTCTGGGGCGACTTGAAGCCGCTGGACGAACTTCCCAACGTCAAGGCGACGGTCCTGAAGCCCTACGCCGACAAGGACCCGGCCAAGCAGCCCTCCGACGAGTTCGAGCGGGCCGCCCTGGCGCGGTTCTTGAAGGCGTCGGCCGACGAGGAGGCGTTCGTCAAGACGGGCAAGCCCCGGCCCAACCCCTACACCTTCGCCGACGGCACCAGGATGTGGGAGGACCGGATCTCCCCGGACCAGAAGGAATATCAGTACATCCAGGCCGTGACCTTCAAGCCGAGCTGCCTGATGGACTGCCACAGCCGGGAGGACTCGGGCCTGGAGGGCTTCGACGGCGGCAAGGTTCACATCGACAACCACCACCTCTGGCGGCTGGCCGCCGACGGCAAGCACAACATCCCCGTCAAGCCCGGCGACCTCGCCGGCGCGGTGGTCGTCCGGGTGCCGATGGAGCAGACCAAGAAGGCCATCAACAGCAACCGCGCCGTGCTGATCACCGCCGCGTTGGTGACGGCCGTGCTGGCGATGGTCTCCTCGTACATGATCGTCCGCTACGTGATCGTCAAGCCGGTCAAGCACCTGCGCGACGTCTCCGACGCCATCGCCGCCGGGCGGCTCAACATCCGCAGCCAGATCCAGACCGGCGACGAGTTCGAGGACCTCTCCCACGCCTTCAACCGCATGCTCCACAACCTCGTCGCCATGCAGCAGGAGCTTCGCGACGTCAACGGCGACCTCGACCACAAGGTCGACGAGCTGGCCCAGGCCAACATGGCGCTCTACGAGATGAACCGCCTCAAGAGCGACTTCCTCGCCACCATGAGCCACGAGCTGCGGACCCCTTTGAACTCGATCATCGGCTTCTCGGAGGTCCTCGGCGGCAACGAGAACCTCAACGAGCGGCAGCGGCGGTACGTGGGGAACATCCAGACCTCGGGCAAGATGCTCCTGGGGATGATCAACGACATCCTCGACCTGGCCAAGATCGAGAGCGGCAAGATGGAGGTCCGCGGCGAGGACTTCTCGATCCGCGACGTCTGCGAGGCGCTCACGAACCTGACCCGGCCGATGGCCGACCGCAAGGACGTGACCCTGGAATGCCGGCTCGACGAGGCCATCCCGCTCCTCCGGCAGGACCCGGGCAAGATCCGCCAGATCCTCTACAACCTCCTCTCCAACGCGATCAAGTTCACTCCCGAGGGGGGCCGCGTGACCCTCAGGGCGCGGACCGACGGCCGGTTCGTGGTCCTCGAGGTCGAGGACACGGGGATCGGCATCGCCGAGGAGGATCGAGACACGATCTTCGAGAAGTTCCGCCAGGCGAAGGCGCCCGGCCAGGCCGACGACGTCCTCACCCGCGAGCACCAGGGGACCGGCCTGGGCCTGTCGATCGTCCGCGAGCTGGCCCGGCTGCTGGGCGGCGAGATCCACCTCCGCAGCCAGCTGGGGCAGGGGAGCACGTTCACGGTCCGCATCCCCTTGCAGCTCGCCGGCAACCATCGCTTCGAGGTGAACCTGAGCGATGAGCGGATCGATCTCTCCAAGGCCCGCCGCATCGAGGCCCAGCCTTCGTTCCCGCGCATGCCCCTGACGCGCCCGCAGCCGTCCGGGGGCCTCGGCCCGGACCCGCTGCGGGGCCTCGGCAAGAACGCCCCGGTCGTCTGA
- a CDS encoding sulfite oxidase → MASDVENPLAREGGGVPAAGLGPDRRGFLASLWGGMLGVGGLAGGLDRGGLGVARGDEGAVAADRRMIVRTERPLNLESPSAALDSFLTPNEGFFVRSHHGAPAVGLRTWEVVVEGLVDRPLKLSLADLEAMDATTIPAVLQCAGNGRGLFRPRMPGLTWERGAVGHAEWAGVRLAALLERAGVKPEAAHVHFIGGDVPPTTKAPPFTRSIPLARALADDSLIALKMNGEPLPVLHGGPARLVVPGWAANNWSKWVRRIVVSAEEAQTFYMKTGYRIPREPVPPGVNPDPASLVPVEWMNVKSLITSPDPDASLPLGPREVRGVAWTGEGHVVKVEVSTVQDPTWREAELLDEPRQGSWRRFKLAWTPPAAGSYTLQARATDSRGEIQPEVSPWNKSGYLWNGYDRIPCVVS, encoded by the coding sequence ATGGCTTCGGACGTTGAAAATCCCCTCGCCCGCGAGGGCGGCGGGGTGCCGGCCGCGGGTCTCGGGCCGGATCGGCGCGGGTTCCTCGCAAGCCTGTGGGGTGGGATGCTGGGCGTCGGGGGACTCGCGGGCGGGCTCGACCGAGGCGGCCTGGGCGTCGCGAGGGGCGACGAGGGGGCCGTCGCCGCGGATCGTCGCATGATCGTCCGCACCGAGCGTCCGCTTAACCTGGAATCGCCGTCGGCCGCACTCGATTCGTTCCTGACGCCGAACGAGGGATTCTTCGTCCGCAGCCACCACGGTGCCCCGGCGGTGGGGCTGAGGACGTGGGAGGTCGTCGTCGAGGGCCTGGTGGATCGGCCGCTCAAGCTGAGCCTGGCCGACCTGGAGGCGATGGACGCGACGACGATCCCGGCGGTGCTCCAGTGCGCCGGCAACGGTCGGGGGCTGTTCCGCCCTCGGATGCCGGGCCTGACCTGGGAGCGAGGGGCGGTCGGGCACGCCGAATGGGCGGGCGTGCGGCTCGCGGCCCTGCTGGAGCGGGCCGGCGTGAAGCCGGAGGCGGCCCACGTCCATTTCATCGGCGGGGACGTCCCGCCCACGACCAAGGCGCCGCCGTTCACCCGCAGCATCCCCCTGGCCCGCGCGCTGGCCGACGATTCGCTGATCGCCCTGAAGATGAACGGCGAGCCCTTGCCCGTCCTCCACGGCGGCCCCGCGCGGCTGGTGGTCCCCGGTTGGGCCGCGAACAATTGGTCCAAGTGGGTGCGCCGGATCGTGGTCTCCGCCGAGGAGGCGCAGACTTTCTACATGAAGACCGGCTATCGCATCCCCCGCGAGCCGGTCCCGCCCGGGGTCAACCCGGACCCGGCCTCGCTCGTCCCGGTCGAGTGGATGAACGTCAAGTCGCTCATCACCTCCCCCGACCCGGACGCTTCGCTCCCGCTCGGCCCGCGCGAGGTCCGCGGCGTCGCCTGGACCGGCGAGGGCCACGTCGTCAAGGTCGAGGTCTCCACCGTGCAGGACCCGACCTGGCGCGAGGCCGAGTTGCTCGACGAGCCCCGCCAGGGGAGCTGGCGCCGCTTCAAGCTCGCCTGGACGCCCCCCGCCGCCGGGAGCTACACGCTCCAGGCCCGCGCGACCGACTCCCGTGGGGAGATCCAGCCCGAAGTCAGCCCGTGGAACAAGAGCGGCTATCTCTGGAACGGCTACGACCGCATCCCCTGCGTCGTTTCGTGA
- a CDS encoding c-type cytochrome: protein MRLFLIGLTLATIAAVGLLFGYRLQQQQRADVAELARAEAARAEADAVEAAKSQAPAPTDDTDEGEDEEEAAYRDVMAKRALADNCLVCHEEGMYTSQRLTSAQWKAEVDKMLSWGAVLPEADRAPVEEYLTRHFGSESPVPPPGRVLLADVSTREIPGDPSEGTGEAVVANGAQLYLVVCASCHGPTALGTELGPALADRAILTHAGDYHKIVRDGLRKMPAMNLMLTADQQRDILGWLRSVDHESLAAAASAAKP, encoded by the coding sequence ATGCGATTATTCCTGATCGGCCTGACGCTCGCCACCATCGCGGCGGTCGGCCTCCTGTTCGGCTATCGCCTCCAGCAACAACAGCGCGCGGACGTCGCCGAGCTGGCCCGGGCTGAGGCGGCGCGGGCCGAGGCGGACGCCGTCGAGGCGGCGAAATCCCAGGCGCCGGCCCCGACCGACGACACGGACGAGGGTGAGGACGAAGAAGAGGCCGCCTACCGCGACGTGATGGCCAAGCGGGCCCTCGCGGACAACTGCCTCGTCTGCCACGAAGAGGGCATGTACACGAGCCAGCGCCTGACCTCCGCGCAGTGGAAGGCGGAGGTTGACAAGATGCTCTCGTGGGGCGCCGTGCTCCCGGAGGCCGACCGGGCCCCGGTCGAGGAGTACCTGACGCGACACTTCGGCTCGGAGTCCCCCGTCCCGCCGCCGGGCCGCGTCCTCCTGGCCGACGTGTCCACGCGGGAGATCCCCGGCGATCCCTCGGAGGGGACCGGCGAGGCCGTCGTCGCGAACGGCGCCCAGCTCTACCTGGTCGTCTGCGCGAGCTGCCACGGGCCGACGGCCCTCGGGACCGAACTCGGCCCGGCGCTCGCCGACCGGGCGATCCTGACCCACGCGGGCGACTACCACAAGATCGTCCGGGACGGCCTACGCAAGATGCCGGCGATGAACCTGATGCTCACCGCCGACCAGCAGCGCGACATCCTCGGCTGGCTCCGAAGCGTCGACCATGAGTCCCTCGCGGCGGCCGCGTCCGCCGCGAAGCCGTGA